The proteins below come from a single Carassius carassius chromosome 11, fCarCar2.1, whole genome shotgun sequence genomic window:
- the LOC132152983 gene encoding guanine nucleotide exchange factor DBS-like isoform X5: protein MTIMRKFMLRKSRKRRPKRDSDRGQFPLVPLVQGQNEIMQKESSPLYAADIITELKRQFAFLSGGRGQDGSPILIFPEFPSFCEIGDQEFRNVLTYLTSIPSLSTAGVGFIVVIDRRRDRWMCLKGTLLRISGWFPANLRLVLVLRPSAILQRTMSDVFFRLHRDDFKVPVIMLNSVGDLHSYIERSQLTQELGGTQYYCHKTWISHRTDLESFAALVKRMAERLQVFGRELAETELPNNLLTASNLLTAQTSRKDGFKEEMAGALSQGRKLLEHIREPVRRDPDISLNPDQLENLATVHRLLSQLNESSTAFDEFWIQHHNKLDLCFKLCQFEHNFQQLQTELEQATATMNAFSDVGISPAQTEHLLQELTNHENKACEVLDRVRSVIAEGQSLIDSSPNVDDSVAVKCSELQRVREKLTQRLKDKRTMLTQAMELYKRLETMCKWCDDGIYMLASQPLDKCQSQEGAESALSELECYLETASEKQQWDISTVWLEYENILNNELREKVKRAFEKKTSLKEMFERRRVSLKKLAAKQTRPIQPVAPRPESLSSPAHREHENICISEDSDSRVSCKQVNSDQVDRSSRNPSVSEEEETLAVLRRHVMNELLETERAYVEELMCVLQGYAAEMDNPSMTPLIPAALQNKKDVLFGNMQEIYNFHKRIFLKELESYTDCPELVGRCFLDWMGELQIYEKYCHNKPRSESLWRQCSDCAFFQECQKKLEHKLGLDSYLLKPVQRITKYQLLLKEMIKYSKGCEGSEELPAALSSILGILKAVNDSMHLIAITGYEGNLGVLGRLLMQGSFSVWAEHKRGHVKVMELARFKPMQRHLFLHEKALLFCKRREESGEGYEKAPSYSFKQELSMAAIGITEHAKGDSRKFEIWSRSRDEVYTVQAVSEEAKTIWVTEIQKLLTGQLEACKEVSQQRAPEQFSSDISSTNRLVRNEPSNFRSGGVDKLNTEEERGKELENILEPRTTGRAKGSSFSFETKLKRQDIRSDPTPLGWTKGSLSLDASVEHDGYFSAEEQVTSDPEEEKEEKMCADELQSVRIEEEIQCSEETEDPEK, encoded by the exons ATGACAATAATGAGGAAATTTATGCTGAGGAAATCCAGGAAAAGGCGTCCCAAACGAGACAGTGATCGTGGACAGTTTCCTCTGGTGCCGCTGGTACAAGGACAGA ATGAGATCATGCAGAAGGAGTCCAGTCCTCTCTACGCTGCTGACATCATCACTGAGCTCAAGAGACAGTTTGCGTTCCTGTCTG GGGGAAGAGGACAGGATGGAAGCCCTATCCTAATCTTTCCAGAGTTCCCTTCGTTTTGTGAAATTGGAGACCAAGAGTTTCGTAATGTTCTTACCTACCTGACAAGTATTCCCAG CCTGAGTACAGCAGGTGTGGGCTTCATCGTAGTGATTGACAGGCGTAGAGATCGATGGATGTGTTTAAAGGGAACATTACTGCGTATCTCT GGCTGGTTTCCTGCTAATCTTCGGCTTGTTCTGGTGCTGAGACCCAGTGCTATCCTGCAGAGAACGATGTCTGATGTGTTCTTCAGACTCCACAGAGATGACTTTAAAGTACCG GTTATCATGCTAAACTCGGTGGGTGATTTGCACTCTTATATTGAGCGGAGTCAGCTGACACAAGAACTGGGTGGCACTCAATACTACTGCCACAAGACCTGGATCTCTCATCGCACA GATCTTGAAAGCTTTGCCGCATTAGTGAAGAGGATGGCTGAGAGACTGCAAGTGTTTGGCAGGGAGCTGGCAGAAACCGAGCTCCCTAACAACCTCCTAACAGCCAGCAATCTGCTCACTGCACAAACCAGCAGAAAAGACGGTTTcaaa GAAGAGATGGCAGGAGCTCTAAGCCAAGGACGGAAACTCTTGGAGCACATCAGGGAACCAGTGCGCAGAGATCCGGACATCAGTCTAAACCCTGATCAACTGGAGAACCTTGCTACAGTGCACAG GCTTTTATCCCAGTTGAATGAGAGCTCTACAGCGTTTGATGAGTTCTGGATTCAGCATCATAATAAACTGGATCTATGTTTTAAACTCTGCCAGTTTGAGCACAACTTTCAACAG TTGCAAACAGAGCTGGAGCAAGCAACAGCCACTATGAATGCTTTCTCAGACGTTGGAATAAGCCCTGCCCAAACAGAACACCTCCTTCAAGAGCTGACCAATCATGAGAATAAGGCCTGT GAAGTGCTGGACAGAGTGAGGTCTGTGATTGCCGAAGGCCAaagtttgattgacagctctccgAATGTTGATGACAGTGTTGCAGTAAAATGCAGTGAGctacagagagtgagagagaagctCACCCAAAGGCTCAAAGACAAGAGGACCATGCTCACACAGGCTATGGAGCTATATAAAAGATTGGAAACG ATGTGTAAATGGTGTGATGATGGGATTTACATGCTAGCGTCACAGCCTCTTGACAAGTGCCAGTCACAGGAGGGGGCGGAGTCAGCACTGTCAGAGCTGGAGTGTTACCTGGAGACAGCCAGTGAGAAACAGCAGTGGGATATCAGCACAGTTTGGCTGGAATATGAGAACATACTGAACAATGAGCTCAGG GAGAAGGTGAAGCGTGCATTTGAGAAGAAAACATCATTAAAGGAGATGTTTGAGAGGAGGAGGGTTAGTCTGAAGAAACTAGCAGCCAAACAAACACGCCCCATCCAACCTGTGGCCCCTCGACCAGAGTCACTCTCATCTCctg ctCACAGGGAGCATGAGAACATCTGTATTAGTGAAGACTCAGACAGCAGGGTGTCCTGTAAACAA GTAAACTCTGATCAAGTTGACAGGAGCAGTCGCAATCCTTCTGTATCTGAGGAGGAGGAAACCCTGGCTGTGCTGCGCAG gCATGTAATGAATGAGTTACTGGAAACAGAGAGAGCGTATGTGGAAGAGCTTATGTGTGTTTTGCAG GGATATGCTGCTGAGATGGACAACCCCTCCATGACTCCTCTCATCCCTGCAGCTCTGCAGAACAAGAAGGATGTGTTATTTGGGAACATGCAGGAAATTTATAATTTCCACAAAAG AATTTTCCTCAAAGAGCTGGAAAGTTACACTGACTGTCCTGAGCTCGTGGGCCGCTGCTTTCTGGACTGG ATGGGGGAGCTGCAGATTTATGAGAAATACTGTCACAACAAGCCTCGTTCTGAGAGCCTCTGGAGGCAGTGCTCAGACTGCGCCTTTTTCCAG GAATGTCAGAAGAAACTAGAGCACAAACTAGGACTGGACTCATACTTACTGAAGCCTGTGCAGAGGATCACTAAATACCAACTCCTGCTGAAG gaGATGATTAAGTACAGTAAAGGCTGTGAGGGCTCAGAGGAGCTGCCGGCAGCTCTTTCCTCCATACTGGGTATCCTGAAGGCTGTAAATGACTCAATGCACCTCATCGCCATCACAGGATATGAG GGTAACCTTGGAGTCCTGGGTCGCCTGCTGATGCAAGGGTCATTCAGTGTGTGGGCGGAGCATAAGAGAGGTCATGTGAAGGTCATGGAGCTTGCCAGGTTTAAGCCCATGCAAAGACACCTGTTCCTGCATGAGAAAGCTCTGCTCTTCTGCAAGAGGCGAGAGGAGAGCGGAGAGGGATACGAGAAAGCGCCCTCATATAGCTTCAAGCAGGAGCTCAGC ATGGCTGCGATTGGAATAACAGAGCATGCTAAAGGGGACAGCAGGAAGTTTGAGATCTGGTCCAGATCAAGGGATGAGGTCTACACAGTACAG GCCGTGTCTGAGGAGGCTAAGACCATCTGGGTAACAGAAATCCAGAAACTTCTAACAGGACAGCTGGAGGCCTGTAAAG AAGTAAGTCAACAGAGGGCACCTGAGCAGTTTTCCTCAGATATCAGCTCAACTAACAG ACTGGTGAGAAATGAACCAAGTAACTTCAGGAGTGGAGGAGTGGATAAACTGAACACAGAAGAGGAAAGAGGCAAAGAACTTGAGAACATTCTAGAGCCCAGAACGACAGGGAGAGCAAAAG GATCTTCGTTCAGTTTTGAGACTAAATTAAAACGACAAGATATTCGGAGTGACCCTACACCTCTAG GTTGGACTAAAGGATCTCTCTCACTGGATGCCTCTGTGGAGCATGATGGATACTTTAGTGCAGAGGAGCAGGTGACCTCTGACCCAGAAGAGGAGAAGGAAGAGAAAATG TGTGCAGATGAGCTGCAATCTGTGAGGATAGAGGAAGAGATCCAGTGTTCTGAAGAGACTGAGGATCCTGAGAAATGA
- the LOC132152983 gene encoding guanine nucleotide exchange factor DBS-like isoform X3 has protein sequence MVVQNEGKTMCIPLAEVEKYYHFSRCCHWLRNEIMQKESSPLYAADIITELKRQFAFLSGGRGQDGSPILIFPEFPSFCEIGDQEFRNVLTYLTSIPSLSTAGVGFIVVIDRRRDRWMCLKGTLLRISGWFPANLRLVLVLRPSAILQRTMSDVFFRLHRDDFKVPVIMLNSVGDLHSYIERSQLTQELGGTQYYCHKTWISHRTDLESFAALVKRMAERLQVFGRELAETELPNNLLTASNLLTAQTSRKDGFKEEMAGALSQGRKLLEHIREPVRRDPDISLNPDQLENLATVHRLLSQLNESSTAFDEFWIQHHNKLDLCFKLCQFEHNFQQLQTELEQATATMNAFSDVGISPAQTEHLLQELTNHENKACEVLDRVRSVIAEGQSLIDSSPNVDDSVAVKCSELQRVREKLTQRLKDKRTMLTQAMELYKRLETMCKWCDDGIYMLASQPLDKCQSQEGAESALSELECYLETASEKQQWDISTVWLEYENILNNELREKVKRAFEKKTSLKEMFERRRVSLKKLAAKQTRPIQPVAPRPESLSSPAHREHENICISEDSDSRVSCKQVNSDQVDRSSRNPSVSEEEETLAVLRRHVMNELLETERAYVEELMCVLQGYAAEMDNPSMTPLIPAALQNKKDVLFGNMQEIYNFHKRIFLKELESYTDCPELVGRCFLDWMGELQIYEKYCHNKPRSESLWRQCSDCAFFQECQKKLEHKLGLDSYLLKPVQRITKYQLLLKEMIKYSKGCEGSEELPAALSSILGILKAVNDSMHLIAITGYEGNLGVLGRLLMQGSFSVWAEHKRGHVKVMELARFKPMQRHLFLHEKALLFCKRREESGEGYEKAPSYSFKQELSMAAIGITEHAKGDSRKFEIWSRSRDEVYTVQAVSEEAKTIWVTEIQKLLTGQLEACKEVSQQRAPEQFSSDISSTNRLVRNEPSNFRSGGVDKLNTEEERGKELENILEPRTTGRAKGSSFSFETKLKRQDIRSDPTPLETGPQPNLGGGRWLSTSSLFQNRRRGWTKGSLSLDASVEHDGYFSAEEQVTSDPEEEKEEKMCADELQSVRIEEEIQCSEETEDPEK, from the exons ATGGTAGTACAGAACGAAGGGAAAACTATGTGCATTCCTCTAGCAGAGGTCGAGAAATATTACCACTTTTCCAGATGTTGCCACTGGCTCCGAA ATGAGATCATGCAGAAGGAGTCCAGTCCTCTCTACGCTGCTGACATCATCACTGAGCTCAAGAGACAGTTTGCGTTCCTGTCTG GGGGAAGAGGACAGGATGGAAGCCCTATCCTAATCTTTCCAGAGTTCCCTTCGTTTTGTGAAATTGGAGACCAAGAGTTTCGTAATGTTCTTACCTACCTGACAAGTATTCCCAG CCTGAGTACAGCAGGTGTGGGCTTCATCGTAGTGATTGACAGGCGTAGAGATCGATGGATGTGTTTAAAGGGAACATTACTGCGTATCTCT GGCTGGTTTCCTGCTAATCTTCGGCTTGTTCTGGTGCTGAGACCCAGTGCTATCCTGCAGAGAACGATGTCTGATGTGTTCTTCAGACTCCACAGAGATGACTTTAAAGTACCG GTTATCATGCTAAACTCGGTGGGTGATTTGCACTCTTATATTGAGCGGAGTCAGCTGACACAAGAACTGGGTGGCACTCAATACTACTGCCACAAGACCTGGATCTCTCATCGCACA GATCTTGAAAGCTTTGCCGCATTAGTGAAGAGGATGGCTGAGAGACTGCAAGTGTTTGGCAGGGAGCTGGCAGAAACCGAGCTCCCTAACAACCTCCTAACAGCCAGCAATCTGCTCACTGCACAAACCAGCAGAAAAGACGGTTTcaaa GAAGAGATGGCAGGAGCTCTAAGCCAAGGACGGAAACTCTTGGAGCACATCAGGGAACCAGTGCGCAGAGATCCGGACATCAGTCTAAACCCTGATCAACTGGAGAACCTTGCTACAGTGCACAG GCTTTTATCCCAGTTGAATGAGAGCTCTACAGCGTTTGATGAGTTCTGGATTCAGCATCATAATAAACTGGATCTATGTTTTAAACTCTGCCAGTTTGAGCACAACTTTCAACAG TTGCAAACAGAGCTGGAGCAAGCAACAGCCACTATGAATGCTTTCTCAGACGTTGGAATAAGCCCTGCCCAAACAGAACACCTCCTTCAAGAGCTGACCAATCATGAGAATAAGGCCTGT GAAGTGCTGGACAGAGTGAGGTCTGTGATTGCCGAAGGCCAaagtttgattgacagctctccgAATGTTGATGACAGTGTTGCAGTAAAATGCAGTGAGctacagagagtgagagagaagctCACCCAAAGGCTCAAAGACAAGAGGACCATGCTCACACAGGCTATGGAGCTATATAAAAGATTGGAAACG ATGTGTAAATGGTGTGATGATGGGATTTACATGCTAGCGTCACAGCCTCTTGACAAGTGCCAGTCACAGGAGGGGGCGGAGTCAGCACTGTCAGAGCTGGAGTGTTACCTGGAGACAGCCAGTGAGAAACAGCAGTGGGATATCAGCACAGTTTGGCTGGAATATGAGAACATACTGAACAATGAGCTCAGG GAGAAGGTGAAGCGTGCATTTGAGAAGAAAACATCATTAAAGGAGATGTTTGAGAGGAGGAGGGTTAGTCTGAAGAAACTAGCAGCCAAACAAACACGCCCCATCCAACCTGTGGCCCCTCGACCAGAGTCACTCTCATCTCctg ctCACAGGGAGCATGAGAACATCTGTATTAGTGAAGACTCAGACAGCAGGGTGTCCTGTAAACAA GTAAACTCTGATCAAGTTGACAGGAGCAGTCGCAATCCTTCTGTATCTGAGGAGGAGGAAACCCTGGCTGTGCTGCGCAG gCATGTAATGAATGAGTTACTGGAAACAGAGAGAGCGTATGTGGAAGAGCTTATGTGTGTTTTGCAG GGATATGCTGCTGAGATGGACAACCCCTCCATGACTCCTCTCATCCCTGCAGCTCTGCAGAACAAGAAGGATGTGTTATTTGGGAACATGCAGGAAATTTATAATTTCCACAAAAG AATTTTCCTCAAAGAGCTGGAAAGTTACACTGACTGTCCTGAGCTCGTGGGCCGCTGCTTTCTGGACTGG ATGGGGGAGCTGCAGATTTATGAGAAATACTGTCACAACAAGCCTCGTTCTGAGAGCCTCTGGAGGCAGTGCTCAGACTGCGCCTTTTTCCAG GAATGTCAGAAGAAACTAGAGCACAAACTAGGACTGGACTCATACTTACTGAAGCCTGTGCAGAGGATCACTAAATACCAACTCCTGCTGAAG gaGATGATTAAGTACAGTAAAGGCTGTGAGGGCTCAGAGGAGCTGCCGGCAGCTCTTTCCTCCATACTGGGTATCCTGAAGGCTGTAAATGACTCAATGCACCTCATCGCCATCACAGGATATGAG GGTAACCTTGGAGTCCTGGGTCGCCTGCTGATGCAAGGGTCATTCAGTGTGTGGGCGGAGCATAAGAGAGGTCATGTGAAGGTCATGGAGCTTGCCAGGTTTAAGCCCATGCAAAGACACCTGTTCCTGCATGAGAAAGCTCTGCTCTTCTGCAAGAGGCGAGAGGAGAGCGGAGAGGGATACGAGAAAGCGCCCTCATATAGCTTCAAGCAGGAGCTCAGC ATGGCTGCGATTGGAATAACAGAGCATGCTAAAGGGGACAGCAGGAAGTTTGAGATCTGGTCCAGATCAAGGGATGAGGTCTACACAGTACAG GCCGTGTCTGAGGAGGCTAAGACCATCTGGGTAACAGAAATCCAGAAACTTCTAACAGGACAGCTGGAGGCCTGTAAAG AAGTAAGTCAACAGAGGGCACCTGAGCAGTTTTCCTCAGATATCAGCTCAACTAACAG ACTGGTGAGAAATGAACCAAGTAACTTCAGGAGTGGAGGAGTGGATAAACTGAACACAGAAGAGGAAAGAGGCAAAGAACTTGAGAACATTCTAGAGCCCAGAACGACAGGGAGAGCAAAAG GATCTTCGTTCAGTTTTGAGACTAAATTAAAACGACAAGATATTCGGAGTGACCCTACACCTCTAG AAACAGGGCCACAGCCTAACTTGGGTGGAGGCAGGTGGTTGAGTACATCAAGTCTGTTTCAGAATCGTAGGAGAG GTTGGACTAAAGGATCTCTCTCACTGGATGCCTCTGTGGAGCATGATGGATACTTTAGTGCAGAGGAGCAGGTGACCTCTGACCCAGAAGAGGAGAAGGAAGAGAAAATG TGTGCAGATGAGCTGCAATCTGTGAGGATAGAGGAAGAGATCCAGTGTTCTGAAGAGACTGAGGATCCTGAGAAATGA